CCCGGGCGATCTTCCCGATCGCGCTGGACACGTCCTCGATCTCCACGATCGACTCCACCATGAACCGGATCCCTGGGCCGCGCACCCCGCGCAGTCGGCCCAGCCGGAACACCACCCCACGCTCGTGCTGCCGCATGATCGCGACGCACAGGTTTGGCACGGGAACCACCTTCCTCGTCCGGAGGCAGTATCTCCAGCGTGGACGAGGCTGAGACGTTGGACATGCGCCGCCCGGCCCAAACGCGAGACGGCGGTCGAAGCAGTCCGTGGGCTGTCGACGCGGCTACCGCAGTCCGCTGTCGGTCCGCGGTAGCGCTCACGTCTCGTTCCGCCCGCTTGCGGAGGGACGGCGGAACATCAGCCGTAAGGGACCATCGCGAGTGGGAAGTCGGGGCATGACGGATTCACCGCGGTGCTGTTCCGGTTCGGTCGGTCAGCCGGTCACCCGGGCGGCGATGGGGCCGTCTGGGCCCTGGTGTTGGGCGGGGGCGCGAGTATCCTGGGAATTGGCCTGCAGGGCGAGCGAGGGAGTTCGACCGGATGGCCCCGGGCGATGGGCGGAGGCTCCGCGCGGGGCGTTTGTCGACGGTCGGGCTGAGAGGCTGGAAGGTCTGTGAGACCGGAAGGCGACCTCCATCACCTGATCCGGACAATGCCGGCGAAGGGAGCCCACCTTGCAGGTTTCCGTCTGCCCGCACGACACTGCGGCGAGACGCGATCAGCGACGGGACGGTGACGAGGGACGGCGGAGCGCTCGACGGGGCTCGCCGAGCGCGAGCGCATGCCGCTTCGGTCACGGCCGGCCCGTGGGAGCGGCGAACTCCCCGGCCACACCTCGAACGGTCAGCTGCGGCCACAGGGCGACGTCGCCCGACACGTAGGAGACGTGAGTGAGGGCCCGCTCCACGTCGGCCACCGGGATACCCCTGATCCGCGCGGAGCCGGCGGTCGGCCGGATGAGGTTCAGCAGCAGCCGGATCGTGGTCGACTTTCCTGCGCCGTTGGGGCCCAGAAAGACGAAGATCTCTCCCTGCTTGACGGAGAGGTCGCGGCCGTCCAGGGCGACGACGCGGCCGAAGCGCTTGCTTCGCCTGGCTTGCCAGCAGCCGGACTGCGCCGGGCTAGCCGCTCGGTCAGCCCGTCGACCTGCTCGACGAAGGTCCGGCGATCGCACTCCCGTGCCGGGCAGATGAACCGGCGCACGAGCAGGTCGATCATGGCCCGGAGCCCTGACACCGCCACGTCGGCCAGGCGACTGCGGTACACACCGTGGACGCGGCCCGACACCGTTCCGCACCCCGGGCACACGGCCTGACGTGTTGCGATACATGCCGAGAAGGTCATCAGCCCGTAGTCCACCACGGCGTCGTCCACTATCACCGTCGACAGGTGGGAGAAGGCGCTCCAGAGCGCGCTGCAGTCACACGAACATCCCTCCTTCCAGGCGTTAGTGACGGCCAGCCATGACTCCGCACCAAGTGGATCAGAACCGAACCCAAGGCCTTTGACAGGCGGGTCGGCATGCGGCCATGGATTACAGAGGCGAGGATGATTAGGCAAGGCTTACCAACCCTGCTGTGCTCATGCTCTGTCGCGAGCCCTCGGGAGCGAATATGTCCGGTCCGCAGATCGCCCTGCTCGGTGCCGTCGCCGGTTTCACCATCTTCCTGGGCCTTCCGATCGGCAGGCTGCGCCATCCGGTGCCGCGCCTGCGGGCCGGCCTCAACGCGGCGGCTATCGGCATCCTGCTGTTCCTGCTGTGGGACATCCTGAGCGCGGCTTGGGAACCGGTCGACACCGCGTTGAGCGATCACGACTGGAGCACGGCCGTGACCGGCGGTGCGGTTCTGGCCGTCACGCTGGCCGGCGGCCTGGCAGGGCTGGTCCACTACGACGGGTGGGTCGCTTCCCGCCACGCGCCGGCCACCCCGCCGCCGTCCCGGAGCGAAGGAACTACGGCCGCGACTGAACGGGTTCCCCGGGCGCTCTCCCAGGCCGCACGCCTGGCCCTGATGATCGCCGTGGGCATCGGCCTCCACAATCTGGCGGAGGGCCTGGCCATCGGCAACTCCGCCGCACAGGGCGACATCTCCCTCGCCCTGTTGCTGGTCATCGGGTTCGGCCTGCACAACGCGACCGAGGGATTCGGTATCACCGCCCCACTCGCGGCCGAGGCCGAACGGCCTTCGTGGGGACGCCTTGCCCTGCTTGGCCTGATCGGCGGCGGCCCCACCTTTGCGGGCACCCTGATCGGGCAGCAGGTCGTCAACGACACCGCCAGTATCGCCTTCCTCGGCCTGGCGGCAGGTTCCATCCTCTACGTGATCATCGAGCTGCTGGCCGTCGCGCGACGCGCCGCGATGAAGGTCCTCACCACCTGGGCGATCCTGCTGGGGCTCCTTGCCGGCTTCGCAACCGACGCCATCGTGGTCGCCGGCGGCGCATGACGCCGGTTGCCCCTCGCAATCTGCGCAGGGGCGGGCCGGGGCCATGGGGATTGCTGTCCACAGCCGGGAGCCCGCCCGGCCCACGTCCCGGTGACAGAGCGCCGTGAACACGCGTGAGCCCGTGCGTCAGGCACGCGTTCTGCCGTGAGGGGCTGCTCTTGGGAGTCGCGACTCGTACGCGATCCCTCGCCGTCCACGAGCTGAACGGCATGCTGCGGCTCGACGCCGGGCCCCGGCGGAGCATCAGCCAAGGGGCCACTGCGAGTGGTAATGGCCGTGGTGGACTGCTGCCGGCGCGACTGGTAGTCGACTGCCGGGCCGGTCATGGCAGCGCCGGGGGGTCGGGTTCGGAGGCGCGTACGACGAGGACAGGGCGGGTCGCGTGGTGGATCGGCCAGCTCCACCAGTGCCTTGTCACCCGCCAGAAGTTCGACGAAGCCACCGCCTTCACCCCGCCGAGGAAGCCCCACCTTGCCACCGCCGCTTGACCCGATAGCTGTACGGGGTGTCTTGTCGGCAGCGACGCTGCTCCCCGCCCCATAAGCGGGAACAACGAGCAGATCAGGCGACAGTCACATGATCGGCCGGACAACTCCTGGTCGGAGCCGCCGACGATCCGCCGTTCGCGCGGTTCCGGGTCGGCGGGTCATCGTGGGCGGACGATGACCACGGGGCACGTCGCGTGTAGGGCGCACTGGATGCTCACCGAGCCCAGCAGCGCGCGGGCGAACGTGCCCCGGCCCCTGCTGCCCACCACCAGCAGTTCGGCACCGTTCGCCGCATCGAGCAGCGCCTCGACTGGGTTGGCCCGCACCACCCGCGCGTCGACCCGGGCGGCACCCTCCTCGCCCAGCACCTCCCGAAGCTCGTCGGCCAGACGCCGATGCGCCACGTCCACGTCGAGGTCGGCGTCGACCGCGGGTGCCGACCACCCGTCCGGGGACGGGAACTCCCATGCGGTGACGGCGTCCACCACGCCGCCGATCAGCTCGGCGTGCCGGAGCGCCCACCGCAGCGCCGCGTGGGAGGACGGCGAGCCGTCCAAGCCGACCACGACACGCGGGGGCGAGTCCTGGCTCTCGGTTTCCATCCGTCGCACCCTCCTCGTGCTGGGTACCCCGGCATCCACGCTGCACGCATCACGCCGACACCGCCAGCAGAGCCCGCTCCTGATACGGCCGCTCGTGCGACTCAGCCGCCCTCGAGGCGGTCGAGAGGCTCCCGTCCGGCAACGGGGCTCAGCGGGACTCGGGTGCCGGCACGGTGACGACCGGACATCGGGCGCGGTGCAGCAGCCCGTACGGGACGGAGCCGAGTCGCATCCCGGGTGAATCCACCTCGGCCGCGTCGTCCGACGACGACGGCCAGCGCGTCCGCGGGAGGCGTTCGCCACCTCCTCGACGGGGTGCCCCCGCACCACCTGACGGGTCAGAGCGGCCTCCGGGTACGTCTCTACCTGCTCGGCCGCCGCCTCGAAGAGCAGACGTCGGCACTCTTGGAGCGAGAGGACCTCGTCCATCGACTCCAGCAGCGAGGGCTCCCAGACCTACAGCGCCCGCACCTCCGCGCCACGCGCTGGGGCGGCCTCGAGCGCGTGCCCGACGGCGGCCTGCGAGGCCGGGCTGCCGTCCACCCCCGCCGACGAGGTACGGCGTCTGGTCGGTGGCGCTCCCGGGGCCCGGCACCACGACCACCGGACAGTCCGCCCTGGCGCTGTGATCGGCGGTCACGACCCCGTCCGCCCCGCCGTCCGGCTCCGTC
The window above is part of the Kitasatospora sp. HUAS MG31 genome. Proteins encoded here:
- a CDS encoding universal stress protein; this encodes METESQDSPPRVVVGLDGSPSSHAALRWALRHAELIGGVVDAVTAWEFPSPDGWSAPAVDADLDVDVAHRRLADELREVLGEEGAARVDARVVRANPVEALLDAANGAELLVVGSRGRGTFARALLGSVSIQCALHATCPVVIVRPR
- a CDS encoding transposase family protein, producing the protein MTFSACIATRQAVCPGCGTVSGRVHGVYRSRLADVAVSGLRAMIDLLVRRFICPARECDRRTFVEQVDGLTERLARRSPAAGKPGEASASAASSPWTAATSPSSRERSSSFWAPTAQESRPRSGCC
- a CDS encoding ATP-binding cassette domain-containing protein, with amino-acid sequence MDGRDLSVKQGEIFVFLGPNGAGKSTTIRLLLNLIRPTAGSARIRGIPVADVERALTHVSYVSGDVALWPQLTVRGVAGEFAAPTGRP
- a CDS encoding ZIP family metal transporter, encoding MSGPQIALLGAVAGFTIFLGLPIGRLRHPVPRLRAGLNAAAIGILLFLLWDILSAAWEPVDTALSDHDWSTAVTGGAVLAVTLAGGLAGLVHYDGWVASRHAPATPPPSRSEGTTAATERVPRALSQAARLALMIAVGIGLHNLAEGLAIGNSAAQGDISLALLLVIGFGLHNATEGFGITAPLAAEAERPSWGRLALLGLIGGGPTFAGTLIGQQVVNDTASIAFLGLAAGSILYVIIELLAVARRAAMKVLTTWAILLGLLAGFATDAIVVAGGA